The window AATCGCTGGCTGCGTTAAAATAATTAAGGAGTCTTTAGAATGCTATGTTTCTGGTGGCGGAGCATGCAGAGAATTTCAAGATCTGTGGGAAGAAATAGATTCTATTGAAAATCATGCAGATAAAATTAAAAGAAATATTCGTAATCATTTGCCTCGAAGCATGTTTATGGCTGTAGATAAAACTCTCTTTTTGAACTACACTAAAGCACAAGACAATATTCTAGATTCAGGACAAGATGCTCTTCAATGGTTAGGGATGAGACGAGTTGTTATCTCTGAAGGATTCCAAAAAGATTTAATCTTTTTAATTGATGAAGTAAGCACTGCTACCGAATTACTTGGGCCAGCTTTAAAAGCTACAATAGCTCTTGTACATGGAGAAAGCTTAGATAGAGAAGGGACAAAAGAACATTACCGCAACATCAGAGCCCAACGCCATAAAATACAAAAAACCGCAAGAGAAATTACTATAAAAATTTATAATTCTGAATTGGATTTTAAAGATATATATCAACTCATTCATTTTGTACAATGCCTTGATAACATGGC is drawn from Desulfonauticus submarinus and contains these coding sequences:
- a CDS encoding DUF47 domain-containing protein, translated to MKLLKLPLFGLLAPKSPMEKLVEHYDKIAGCVKIIKESLECYVSGGGACREFQDLWEEIDSIENHADKIKRNIRNHLPRSMFMAVDKTLFLNYTKAQDNILDSGQDALQWLGMRRVVISEGFQKDLIFLIDEVSTATELLGPALKATIALVHGESLDREGTKEHYRNIRAQRHKIQKTAREITIKIYNSELDFKDIYQLIHFVQCLDNMAHNCENCADILRAMIAR